The genomic segment ttaaaaacttgtcaaaagtaaaaggagaaacagaaaatctacaaTCCTAGTTGGAGATTTTCCTCCCTTGGTCCTGATAGAACCAGCCAGCCAAAGTCAGTAAGGATCTAGAGTTGAATGAGGTAAGTAAAAGCTCGCACAAATAGACACAGGCAGAAAACTGTAGGCAGCAGCTGAAGAGTCACCATCAGATAATGCGGCCCTTACTATGGACCACACTGTGAACCAGGCCTCGTGCGTTACATGCATCACCTCAATTCACCTCTCTATTATCACACGCCCCCTTaagagatgaggaggaagagagagggtgaGCATCTGGCCCACAGTCACCAACCAGCTTTTTCTTAACCTCCCTGCTAGGCTTCTTCTGGTACTGAACTTCAGAGAGATTAGACTAGAATCTTTATTCACATAAATACACTCCATGGTGCTGGAGTAACTGAGGTCTGATGCAGAATGAATAAACATTAACTGTTATTAAACTATATCATTCACAAAAACATACGTCAGGTACCTACAGCATACAAGACATAGtgagagataaaaaataataataatgaaacaacAACAATTTATTGAGCTGTTACTCGAGTTTGCAACTCACAGTTGTAAGCACTTTACATTTCTCATATCAGTTAATCTTCACAATCGCCTGCCAGGTAGGCACACTTCTCCCCATCCCACACTTGAGGACTGAGACCCAAGGAAGGGAAGGATGCAGCTCCTAGGTGGCAGACCTTGGATTGAATATGTGTGACTCTAGAATCCAAGCCCTCCGCTCCCACTTCACAACACGGCACCATCTTCACCAGCTCCACGCCCATCATCAACACAGTGCTTTGAAACAGTGCACATGTTGCTTTGTGGAATCTCATCTTCACAGCAACCTTGTGAAGTAGGCAAGACAAAGATCACAGAATTTCTAAAAgaggaaactcaggctcagaTGCAAAGAAATGTACCTTGTGGGCACACCTGAATGCCCCACCCACCGGGTGAGACCGCCAGAAACactaaagagaggaaaaggcGGGAAAAAACACATCAAGGGCCATTTAAGGAAGCCGTAAAATGGAAAAAACTGCTGTTTTGtcaaaacacacacatttttattccCTGTTATTATACTTACCAGGGCTTTATGGCTGGATGATAAATATGGGCGTCTACTGATCGCATTCACAGCCCACACTTCCTCTGTGGCAGGTGAGAAAGACAAATGATGGCCTTCATGAATAATTCTCGAGCAAAGTGTGCCCCAGCGTTTGGCTGAAGAGAAATGCCTACAACAACCATCCCCCAGGGCTAGTCTATGCAcatgctttctcttttctggcCCAGAGAAAGTGAACAGTCAGATTTATCTCTTACGTGGTAAGTCACCCACATAATTGCATTTCATGTTCACCAGATTCATTTATAGAGTGAACTGACATTCAGAGAGGTTAACCTAGTTAAGGTCACACTGCTAAGAAGTAGCAGATCTGGGATGagaatccaggtctcctgctggctaGGCCAGTGTTCCATCCAAAGGGGTATCAGGTCTGGGACACTTCATCTGTGTGGGGCTATAGAATCTTTCTACATGTAGATAAAGGCATAATAGAAAGAAAGGCCAAGGTTTATAATGGAATGGAAAAAGCTGGAAATTCCCAGATCTTTGGCTTTGAAAGAGCCATTAAGAATCTACCCATTTATAGAGATGTATAAACTGAGGACCAGCCTAAAGTTACATAGCTAAAAGTGGCAGTTCAGGACCAGAACACCAGTCTGTGCCAACTTCATCATGCAGCTGAGTATAGAGAGCAATTTGCAAAAGCTACTATAGAGATGACAAAGCACTCAGtccatgggatttttttccttagtggGTCCAGGTCATGCACAAAAAGTACAAGGTGCAGACTTTGTCCTTGAGGAGCTTATAGGCTAGCTAAAAAATAGGTATATGCACAGGAAAACAGAATCAATAACATAAAACATCAGTAAAGGCAGCAGCTACATCAAGAATTTAAAGGAGGCAGagtcgggaattccctggcagtccagtggttaggactcagcacttccactgtggtggcctgggttcaatcccaggttggGAAACTACAAtgccacaagccacgtggcatggcccaaaaaaaaagtgagatgatTTGGATTAATGGATTAAAgcggtaattttaaaaaataaaaaataaaggaggcagAGAGTGGCAGATCCGGCTATGCTgaaaggcttcctgaaggaggggcGAGAAAAACTGGGCTTTAACACATGCATAGGagggagaggggcaagataggggtaaggGGGTTAAGTGGTAtaaactaccatgtataaaataaataagctacaaagatatattgcacaacacagggaatacagtcactattttataataactagaaGTGGAGCATACCCTTTAAAAATggtgaatcactatgctgtgcacctgaaacttcTATGTATCTTatatcaactacacctcaatttaaaaaagatttttttttaaagcatgcacAGGAGTCCAACGGGTGCAAAGGAACGTCAGTCCAGGAAAGACTTTCCACCTATGAAGGATTTTTATGGGCGATGAAGCCAAAATTGCAGATGAAGGCCAGGTCTTAGGCGCTGGGGAGCCTTTAAATGCCAGGCTAGGGCTTTTAGATTTGGGCGTAGGGAACAATGGGTCTTGAAACTTGCTCAGAAGCAGAGCACCCTGCAGCCTCTGAGCTCTTCATGGATTTCCACGAGTGACAGATTACGCTTCACTCCAGCACAGCGTTAGCGTTAGGGAACAGACTGCTGTTCTCCATCTGTGGTATGAAACCACACCCACAAGTATGCATGCCTTTGAACAAAATAAGTCCTCCCATCAGAAAGGATCGGTCTATTCCAAATACTCCCATTGGCAGTTACATggtgtttgtttcttccttctgtctcctgAAGGCCTGTGTGCTAGCAGACAAGCCCAAGTGCCAccatttttcagaaaatgtagGGAAAGAACAACCCCAAAATGCAGAACATTCTCAGAATTTACTTCTTCGCTTCAAATTGGGAAGAGGTGTCTTATAATTTAAGGGGCCCAGGGCAATGCCACAAAGAGCAGCATCCTCCCTGAGTCTCCAGCTGACACaaagggggtggggacaggagtATCACCTGAGACCGAGCTTTGGACACACGTTCAGCCCGGTCGGGTCATCTTCACATTTCCTGGGCTCTCCAGACAATGAAAAGGATGGGCGGGTGGCCCTTTCATCCATGCCCACGGCTCTAAGCAGCATAAAAAGTAGCTCCGGGTAGGACCATCGGCTTCTGCAAAGGCCAGGAGTCAGCATGGGATGTTGACAAGCCATTTTTGCGCAGGGTCCTGGAGTGAGCATAACATCCCCGGCGCTGACGTGACAACCCCGTCAGAGTGCCCCCAGCTGCTGCTCTCCTCGCCTAGCGCTTGCTGTTGGCCACCCTGGGCTCCTGAGGCCTCCCTGACTTCTCACCTTCAGTCTTGGAGGAAGATGAGTAGCTTCATCCCTAGGTCACCTGGCCAGGAATGGGCAGCACCCTGTGCCCAGGATGTGGGCTTCTATGAGCTGGCAGGGGCACGGAATCCTTGGAGAGTCTGTGTGTCGTGTCCCCAACGCCTGGGGGAGCTGAGAGGTCACCAGGAGCCGGATGTAGTAGCCACCAAACACTGCCAGCAGCTGCTGCGCCATttcctggaagaggcagggaagcagAGTGAGGGTCACAGAGAAGTATCTAAAGCATGAGGGGAAACCTAAGCGGTCCttacacccctggaccagcagcgaTGCTCACTAGGAAGCCCTCACCCAGGGTTCTTGCAAGATGCCTCGCCTCATCGGGAACTCCAGATTTCAAACTCTGTGGGGCTCctgcagcctcagtttccttatctctgaAGTGGGTAACCTAACTGCTAATAGGTGATAGTAATATACACAAAAAAGCTAGGAAGCCTCAAAGCACTAGAGAAATTACCATTGATTCATACCAGCCAATTGCACGcacgcatgtgtgtgcacacacacacacacacacttttttcagTTTCAAGTGTCTGTGATTTTGTAAAGTACATGATGTCAAGGGAATGTACTTGAAGAAAATCACCAGTGAATGGAGGCAGGGTTTGGGAAATACTCCTATGATGGCTTGATTCTTCAATTCATACACAGTAGTACCTGCTGGATTGCTCCAGACAGTACTCCTCTATGAAAAGTGCCTATCAAAACTGGACttatcacaaaaagacaaatacagtatgattccacCTATACGAGGCACCTAGAGCAATaaatttacagagacagaaagtagaatggcgtTTTCCAAGGGCTGGGGAAGGTAAAAGAATTTGTATTTAATGGGTATGTTGTTtcaatttgggaagatgaaaaagttctggaggaggatatagtgatggttgcacaacaatgtgaatgtgcttatggccactgaattgtacacttaacaaTAGTTAAGGCAGTAaattttatactatatatattttactgcagtgaaaaaaattaaagagtaaaaaaaagtttttaatcgTATTTAATGCATGCCCTTATTAACCCATTTGGTCTCTAAAGTTCCATCCACCCGTCTGGCAGTTGGGATTCCAGGGAAGATGCTTCAGTTCCTTTCGTGTGGCACGGAGGTCTTTCACAGCACTTGTGTCCAGTCTGAATGTAATGAAATAGGTGTGGGTTACACCCAGGCTGTTTATGTCGGAACAGTTCGTGACCAAGAACAGGCTTTCAAATCAAAAGGACCAGTGGGAATGTCAGCTCAGTCACCCTGGGACGGACCCCAAGCAAGTCACCTCACCTGGCTGAGcccatttcctcatcagtaaaagaGGGAAAAATCACACATCATTCTGGTTGCACTGGAGTGAGGGTTAAAGGAACTTATGGATAGAAAGCCCAATacttagtgctcaataaataccgtCAATATCACTAACATTATCATTATTCAAAAAGCAGAAACTCCACGTGGCTCAGTAGGATCAGTGTTTCCTTGGAGTTATCCTTTGTGcaagaaaatgttgaaaacttTAAGCAGCCCACCACTTACTAACTCAGATTGGTCTTATTGCCCATGTATTCTCAAATCAATTACATAAGAAATAAATCGATTACATAAGAAGCAAATTTCTTTTCCTACATAAGAAGAAAATTGGCCTCCTGAGAATCATAGGGCTGGTTTATGTCCTGGACTCTGCCACATTCTCCcttgttctgtgaccttgggtgagtcagCTGACCTCTTAGAAGCTTCTTTCACCCatcaaggaagaagggaaaataatctaTACTTCAGAGGATATGCTAAAGAATTTTATGCATGACATAAATCTGTAAAAATGTAAGAGGTCATTATAACTATTTCTCTGCCTTTCACACACACTGGGTTCTTCCTGAAATATGACAGTCTGGCTCAGGCTGAGACTTGAGCATTGCTTGTATTTTCCTTTGCTATCTTAGAAGGGCAGCTACTTTAAaaaacatgtgcacacacacacactgaaactTGATATTCACAACAGGAAAATGTATTACTATTGGTTtgaatgaatttgaaaaaataatttaaaagacccATCATAGTTAATAGGCTATTTCACATAAACCCAGACATGCATGCACAAGAAAGAACGTGACCTTATCAGTCTTTTCAGCTCTTTGAAGAGAttaatatatttatcattttctctcaTAATAGTCCTATTTGCAGGCCCCTCATTCCCCATCCATGCAAAAGGGAAAGTCTGGGCTggtttggatctttttttttttttggggggggggggtacaccaagttcaatcatctgtttttatacacatatccccgtattccctcccttccttgactcccccccaccttgagtcccccccaccctcccgaccccagtcctctaaggcatcttccatcctcgagttggactccctttgttatacaacaacttcccactgactatctattttacagttggtagtacatatatgtctgtgctactctctcgcttcgtctcagcttccccttcacccccctgccccctcccaaacctcgagttctccagtccattctctgtatctgcatccttgttcttgtcactgagttcatcagtaccatttttagattccgtatatgtgagttagcatacaatatttgtctttctctttccgacttacttcactctgtatgacagactctaggtctatccacctcattacatatagctccatctcatccctttttatagctgagtaatattccattgtatatatatgccacatcttctgtatccattcatttgttgatgggcattttggttgcttccatgtcctggctattgtaaataatgctgcaatgaacattatggtacaagtttcttttgggattatggttttctttgggtatatgcccagcagtgggattaccggatcatatggtagttctatttgtagttttttaaggaacctccaaattgttttccatagtggctgtaccaacttacattcccaccaacagtgcaggagagttcccttttctccacaccctctccaacatttgttgtttccagattttgtgatgatggccattctgattggtgtgaggtgatccctcattgtggctttgacttgcatttctctgatgattagtgatgctgagcatcttttcatgtgtttgttggccatccgtatgtcttctttggagaaatgtctatttaggtcttctgcccatttgtggattgggttatttgcttttttggtattaagcttcatgagctgtggTTTGGATCTTTAATCCCCAAATCTATTggctaaaaagaaaatgcaagtgCTCTCGTTTATCACACTCTGCTGGAGGTTGTCCCTGGCTGCATGTCTCCCAGACAGTGGGTCTGTCCTCAAGGTGAGAAGGGGGTTGCACAAGCTGCAAACCACATTACCAGACTTCTGATCTACCAGCTCTTGGCCATACCCAACAGAGAGCTTGGGTGGCATTACCCAATAGAACTCTGGAGCAGGAGGAAATGGAATTCAACAGAGATGCACACGAGATTTAAATATCCAACTGCAGTTTAAGGAGATGGATGGAGAGATGATAAATTGATTgataaacagattttaaaatgacccaaatattcatcaacatgTTCATGGTTAGGCAGGCTATGATCCATCCACATGCAACTACACACCCAAGGGAACTACGCAAAAGAataccaagatttttttttaatgggggggAGGACCCAATAAGTATAAAATGATTCCTCTAAGCTATCTTTTAAAGTGCTGGGGTGAGGGAAAAATATCGAAAACTAGTAGGCTAGAAGATGTGTATGGTCCCTACCAACTCAGGAAAGGTATGTCCCCAGGAATCTAGAACTCGAGAGCCCCATACGGACTCTATGCAAACatccggtgggggtgggggagccctcACTGGCCCAGATGCCTATTACCTCCGGCTCAGCCTCAGGAATAAGCTGGCGAAGCTCGGTCTGCATGAGTGGCCTCTCCGTGGGACGAGGACTGCCGGGCAAGAGAGGAGCTTCCTCTAGCAGGTTCTCTGGCCCCTCGGCCTCCGTGGGGTTCACCCCAGTCTCCATGACAACACACAGCTGGCTCAATCTGCTTCTCAGCAAGGACTGCAAAGGAAACAGAGAGGGGCTTGGTGCTGTCCTAAGTTGGGTGGATATAGGAGGCCAGGTGTCTCCCTGAGCTGCAGACCCACAAGGGATGGACAGACCATCTACAGACTCAGATGCTGACCTCAGGAGACTCTGGAGCTGAGCCACACTGGAGTGATCAGATAATTCCTGCAAAAGTATGGTCAGAAGCATTTTTCCTTCCATGTTCTCATCTGCTCCTCAAAGCAGCCTGGGACACAGGAATCTTTACCCATGTGTTGCAGATAAGTAAAATGGAGCTCAAAGGAAGTGCCCAAAGCCACACATGAACCAATGGGCCCTGATCAGGGCTAAGGCACAATCCTGACTTCAAAACCAACTATAGCACTTTCGGGGCCCAGAAAATGGATCCCAGGGAAGAAGCACGGGGCTCGAGGACAGGCGAGCTGAGCTCCAAACCCGGCATCACCAACTGGCTACGTggcttctcagagcctcagtttcctcctctgtggaacTGGAGTAAACTATCCCTGTTCTTCCTCAAAACTTTCAAGATTTTGAACAAGTGAAAGGCATCTAAATATATGGTATTTTCCTCTGCCAGAATctttatcatttttgttgttataaatGACATACATTCTCACtgttacttattattattattatcattattatagaTAAGATATATATTCACTGCAGGAAATGTGGAAAATGAGActagttaaaaagagaaaagcagccaTAATTCCCTAGGCGAAAACAACCACGATTCCACAGTTATTCTTCCTTCCAAGTAACTTTTCTTTAGACACTTGTCCAACACGAAGATAATGCAATCTACACAATTTAGCTCCctggtttattttttttgctttgattttcacTTAAGGTATCTCACCTCTTGGcttgtcttcatttctcgaaCGTGGTCAGACAAAAACTGCACACAGGTCTCCAGATCGAAGTAGACAAACCAGAGCTGAGGAGAGAAGCAGCCGTGACCACTGAGGCCAAAGCCCACTGGACCTCAAACTCTCCATCCCTGAGACGAGCCTCACTTCCTGCCTGGTCACCGGAGGCCGGCCCTCCTGGGGAAGACCAGATTCATCCTGGTCTCCGGCAGGAGCACGCCATTCTGCTCTCTCCCACAGTGCCCCTACACGACGGGGTCTCTTTCGGATGGCTGGTGGACGAATGGCTTTGTGCACAGATTTGGAAAATGTCAAACCCTGTGCCCAGTGAGCTTCCGCCCAGGGCCCACTGTACCCCAACCCCGGGCTCCCCCTGGGTGAGAAGGCAGACACGGCGCTGAGGAGATGTTATCAATCCTCCCAGGCACAGCGCAGCCAGGATCAGGAGCCTGGGCCTTAACCAGCCCAGCCGTGTCCCAGACCCACTGCGTGACCTCCTTCTAGTCACTTCAGATCTCCCCATTGCCTTGGGGCCAAGAAAACGAGGAGGACAAGGCCTTAGGGTCTGACCTGCCTCTCCAACGACCTCATCTGGGCCCTGAGGGCTCGAAACAGAGGAGGCCACATCTCTTTGCTGAACAAATGTTGACTGAGGAATGTGGCTGGGATGGTCTCCGAGCTTCCCTTCCAGCCCCGCTTCGTGCAGGTTCTAGGCTGCTGGTTACCACCCAGAGAGGCGTCTCCAGAAAGAAACCCcggagcagggaggaaggaagggctgcCGACACCATCTCGCCATCTCCGCTAGCAGACGCCGGGAGACACTGTGCAGACTGGGGGAGCCCAGCCCCAAAGTGGGCCCACAGGAGAGGTCACTCCGAGATGCAGTACCTGAATCACGCTCTGGCAGCCTTCCACCGTGTCTGTCACCCCCAGCAGCACCCGGTGTCTCAGCAGGGCTCCGTTGGCAGCCGCCAGCCTTAGGTCCGTGTTGGTGTTGGCCTGCAAGACAAACGCCAGCCCCGTGGCCCAACCTCCGTGCTGCCAGGGAGCTCTTGGGCCCAGGCGATaaccacgcaccgtccctccccTAGACACCACGGGACCATCCTGCTCTCCAAGACACACCCGTTGTCTCCCCTATAAAACAGACTGTGGGGTTGTTGGGACAATGAATTCAACAGAGAGGCTTGGGCGaagcccagctctgctacttcctGGCGGTGTGGCCCTGGACAAGTGTGTCCCTTCTCTGAGTCTTGACAAATGTGTCCCTTCTCTGAGTCTTGCTTCCTTCAGCTGTTGAATAAGGAGAGAAACTGTCTCCGGCCCTTAGGAATGTGGTGAGATTAAACTGAGACTGTGTGTGTGACACTTAACCCAGTGCCCGGGACACGGTCGGGCGCCACACATATCTGCGGGAGGAGGGGGTTGGAGAGCTTTGAGCGGCTATTGTGGAAACAAAGCACCTACTTTCCTTAGTACCTGATCCAGTGCCTGGCCCTCAGAGCGGGGCTCTGGGGACCCATCTCCTTCTTTTCCCACCAGAACCAATCAACACCTTGGATGACAAAGTAGGTTGACAAAGCAGGTGCTAAGCAGacgggggaggagaggagaggaagagtaaTGTGACCCAAAGCTCTAAAAGACCCTGGAAGGACTTCCAGGTGCAATTAGAAGGTAACCCAATCAAGGATAATGGTCCCCCAGATGGGAAGGACCCCTGTAGGGAGCTTTTGAAAGTGTGAGGAGGCCCTTATGGTTGTCACAGGTGTGGGACAGGCAATGCTGGTATTTAGGGACAAGGGCCAGGGATGCTTAAACACATGCCTTCCACTGTAGGCCATGCCCCATGAGAGAGAATCTTGCACGTGAAAGAACTGTCCCCAGCCTTTCCGAACCCCAGACGCCCCACTGGGCCTGAGCACACATGAAAAAATCTATTTATAATTCTCTGACTGGCCAACCTAactccattttacatataaaccTAAAGTGTTTTGTGAATGGGTTTTAGAATACATTGAATTTTCCAGGAATGCCACTAAAGGCACACCTCATTTACTGCagttcactttattgtgctttacagatattgcatttttttttttataaattgaatgcTTGTGACAATCTTGAGTTGAGCAAGTCTACTggcatcatttttccaacagcattattttttaattaagggatGTGCGTTGCTTTTTTTAGACACAGTGCTTTTACACACTTACtagactatagtatagtataaacataacttttatatgcactgggaagccaaaaaattcgcgtgacttgctttattgtgatattcactttatggCGGTGGTCTGGAagcaaacccacaatatctccacgGTCTGCCTGTATTATGAAAACCAAGGAAACTTTAGCAAGAGTGTTCACCCTTTCAGAAACCCCTATCACCAAAAGTTCAGGTCCCGACTCCATCTCTTAACTACCTGTataaccttgggcaggttactcaccatctctctgcctccacatcctcaccttcAAATGCGAGATAATACCCCCTAATAATAAGGGTTATaataaggatgaaatgagttaattcacGTAGGACACTTGGAAGAATGAACACTCGATATATGTCACCTAGTAATAGCATTATGATGATAATATTGAACTGAAAGCATCATATTTTCAACTGTGACCATGTTGGccacaaacaaatatttttaggaattttcAACATACCTTAGTGATGTGTTTTACTCTGTAGGAGATACAAGGCA from the Hippopotamus amphibius kiboko isolate mHipAmp2 chromosome 2, mHipAmp2.hap2, whole genome shotgun sequence genome contains:
- the TMEM268 gene encoding transmembrane protein 268 isoform X2; its protein translation is MACEPQMDPGGAVGPLPTSSPGWSALPGGSPPGWGQELRNGQVLTVLRIDNTCAPISFDLGAAEEQLQTWGIQQVPADQYRSLAESALLEPQVRRYIIYNSRPMRLAFAVVFYVVVWANIYSTSQMFALGNRWVGVLLVTLAAMSLTLTLVLIFERHQRKANTNTDLRLAAANGALLRHRVLLGVTDTVEGCQSVIQLWFVYFDLETCVQFLSDHVREMKTSQESLLRSRLSQLCVVMETGVNPTEAEGPENLLEEAPLLPGSPRPTERPLMQTELRQLIPEAEPEEMAQQLLAVFGGYYIRLLVTSQLPQALGTRHTDSPRIPCPCQLIEAHILGTGCCPFLAR
- the TMEM268 gene encoding transmembrane protein 268 isoform X3 — its product is MRLAFAVVFYVVVWANIYSTSQMFALGNRWVGVLLVTLAAMSLTLTLVLIFERHQRKANTNTDLRLAAANGALLRHRVLLGVTDTVEGCQSVIQLWFVYFDLETCVQFLSDHVREMKTSQESLLRSRLSQLCVVMETGVNPTEAEGPENLLEEAPLLPGSPRPTERPLMQTELRQLIPEAEPEEMAQQLLAVFGGYYIRLLVTSQLPQALGTRHTDSPRIPCPCQLIEAHILGTGCCPFLAR
- the TMEM268 gene encoding transmembrane protein 268 isoform X1 is translated as MACEPQMDPGGAVGPLPTSSPGWSALPGGSPPGWGQELRNGQVLTVLRIDNTCAPISFDLGAAEEQLQTWGIQVPADQYRSLAESALLEPQVRRYIIYNSRPMRLAFAVVFYVVVWANIYSTSQMFALGNRWVGVLLVTLAAMSLTLTLVLIFERHQRKANTNTDLRLAAANGALLRHRVLLGVTDTVEGCQSVIQLWFVYFDLETCVQFLSDHVREMKTSQESLLRSRLSQLCVVMETGVNPTEAEGPENLLEEAPLLPGSPRPTERPLMQTELRQLIPEAEPEEMAQQLLAVFGGYYIRLLVTSQLPQALGTRHTDSPRIPCPCQLIEAHILGTGCCPFLAR